The following proteins are encoded in a genomic region of Thioflexithrix psekupsensis:
- a CDS encoding rhodanese-like domain-containing protein: MPLSFLLIITIFLTGVALPETYRFDRYRAATPETVPGATAINTQELQQLLAQETVILIDVMAAIYRPEMLDFGGEWLLQESRYHLPNSIWLPNVGYGELNPLMQSYLTDNLQQLTHGEKNKPIVFYCILDCWMAWNVSKRAALELGYEQVYWYRDGIEGWIDAGLPTVLAHPVPLKINSSHQ; the protein is encoded by the coding sequence ATGCCATTATCTTTTTTATTAATAATAACGATTTTTTTAACAGGCGTTGCCTTGCCTGAAACGTATCGTTTTGATCGCTATCGTGCCGCCACACCTGAGACTGTGCCGGGTGCCACGGCGATTAATACCCAAGAATTACAGCAATTATTGGCACAAGAAACGGTAATTTTAATTGATGTCATGGCCGCTATTTATCGCCCTGAAATGTTGGATTTTGGGGGAGAATGGTTATTGCAAGAATCGCGTTATCATCTTCCGAATAGTATTTGGTTGCCAAATGTGGGTTATGGTGAATTAAATCCGTTAATGCAAAGCTATTTGACTGATAATTTACAGCAATTAACACACGGTGAAAAAAATAAACCTATCGTGTTTTATTGCATACTGGATTGTTGGATGGCTTGGAATGTGAGCAAACGAGCGGCATTAGAATTAGGTTATGAGCAGGTTTATTGGTATCGAGATGGAATTGAAGGTTGGATTGATGCAGGATTGCCGACGGTTTTAGCGCACCCTGTGCCATTAAAAATAAACAGCTCACA